GCTCTTCAAACTTACAGGCATCGGTAGTAACCGTACCAGACGAACCTACTTCTACTAAAATTGTAAAATCGTTAATTTCTATAAAATCTCTAACCATCGGGTGGTAGTGTTTATAAAGCTAATGTAATAAAAAAACCTAAAAGCCTACTTATTTAACCGCTGTACGGTTTTTTTATGTGTTGGTTTATCTGTAGCTTTAAAATCGTTATTTTTACTAAATATCAAGAGGCATATAAGTATTAGGTTATGGAAGATAAATACGCACTAGCAAAACGTTTTAGGGAAGTAATCTTGAACGGAACATGGATTGCTAATACCAACTATAACGACCAGTTAACAAATTTGGATTGGAAAATTGCCACAACCCAACACCAGTCGTTAAATACAATAGCCGCACTGGCACAACACATACACTATTATATAAATGGTATTACAAATGTGTTTAAAGGAGGTAATTTGGATATAAGAGATAAATATAGCTTCGATTTTCCGCCCATTACATCGGCAACACAATGGCAAGCCTTCTTAACAAAATTTTGGAACGATGCCGAAGCTTTTGCCCAACATATTGAACAAATGCCCGAGGCACAACTGCACGGAAAATTTGTAGCCGAAAAGTACGGCACCTATTACCGAAATATTGATGCCATGATTGAGCACAGCTACTACCACTTAGGGCAAATTGTACTGATTAAAAAACTACTGCTAACAACCAACAACTAAAACACTATGGATTCGTATTTTATTATTACCGCATTAACCTTTTTAGCAGCAATATTTGGCTACATTAACGCCCGTTTTTTAAAGCTACCCACCACCATAGGCTTAATGCTTATAACCATTTTGTACACACTAGGCGTTTTTGTACTCAGCTATTTTGACGATACTTTATTAAGGGCTGAAACCGACTTAATTCGGGAAATTGATTTCGAAATGGTGCTAATGGATTATATGCTAAGCTTTTTGCTGTTTGCAGGAGCGTTGCATACCAATTTCCAACAACTCAAGGTACAACGGTGGCCTATTATGGCATTTGCAACATTGGGCGTATTAACATCTACATTTTTAGTAGGTACAGCCGTATTTTACCTGCTATCGTTTATGGGAACACCCGTAAATTACATTTACTGCTTACTGTTTGGAGCAATTATTTCGCCAACAGACCCTATTGCAGTACTCGGAATACTAAAAAAGGCTAACGTACCTAAAAAACTCGAAACTAAAATTGTAGGCGAATCGTTGTTTAACGATGGCGTAGGTGTGGTTGTTTTTTTAACCATATTTAGTATAGCCAGCTCTAAAAATGCAACCGTAACCCCTATGGATATTGTAACCCTGTTTGGTAAAGAGGTTTTTGGGGGCATACTGTTAGGCTTACTAATAGGTTGGGTGGCGTATAAACTCATGAAATCTATAGACGATTTTAGTACCGAGGTAATTATTACACTAGCAGCCGTTATGGTAGGTACCGTTACGGCGCAAAAATTCCACCTGTCCGCCCCCTTAGCTATGGTAGCCGCTGGGTTGGTAATAGGGAACGATACCATACGCGATAGCGCAATGTCGGAAATTACCGAGCGTTACGTAGATAAGTTTTGGGAACTCATCGATATCTTGCTCAACGCCATTTTGTTTGTACTAATTGGTATGGAAATGCTCATATTAACCTACGAGGTACATTATATTGTAGCAGGACTAATAGCCATACCCATTGTGCTGGCTTGCCGATATGCATCGTTATTTTTACCTATAAAACTATTTGAAAAAAAACTGGATTTTGTACCCAAAACCAATTTGATAATGACGTGGGGGGGCTTGCGTGGCGGAATATCCATTGCTTTAGCATTAACCCTAACCAACGAGATGGAAAGAGATATGTTTTTGGTATTAACTTATATTGTAGTGGTATTTTCAATACTAGCACAAGGCTTAACCATCGAGAAATTGGTGCGCAGGTTTATTCCCAAAAAAGAGTAAACCGTTAGCCCGTCGTTTTAAAAACACTAATTTTGCGAGCTAAATAGCACATAAAAATACACCATGAGAAAAATAGAACATATAGGTATTGCCGTAAACGATTTAGAAGCATCCAACCAACTATTCGAGAAACTATTTGGCGCACCCGCCTATAAAACGGAGGAAGTAGCTAGCGAAGGCGTTAAAACTTCTTTTTTTATGAATGGTCCGAATAAAATAGAGTTGTTAGAAGCCACTAACCCCGATAGCCCCATTGCCAAGTTTTTAGCCAAAAAAGGCGAAGGCATCCACCACATTGCTTTTGATGTAGCAGATATTACTGCCGAAATTGCCCGCCTTAAAGCAGAAGGCTTTACTGTACTAAACGAAACACCAAAAAAAGGCGCCGATAACAAATTGGTAGCATTTTTGCACCCTAAAGGTACCAACGGCGTATTGGTAGAGCTGTGCCAAGAAATAGCATAAAACACCAACAACAGCCACAGCATATAACTTTTAGCAAAACAACCGCTAACACAAAACCATAAATTGAGTACTTTTGTACCATGGAAGAAACAAACAGGCAAAAAAAAATAGGCACACTATTGCAAAAGGATTTAGTAGATATCCTACAGGGCGAAGTGCGCAAAAACGGGATTAGCAACCTCATCATATCAATATCAAAAGTAAACGTTACCTCCGATTTATCTATAGCAAAAGTATACCTTAGTATTTTTCCTACCGAAAAAGGCGAAGAGCTTTTAGCAGCCATACGATCGAACACCCCCCTTATAAAACACGACCTTTCGCAACGCGTAAAAATGCAATTGCGTAAAGTACCCAATCTTATTTTTTATATCGATGATACGCTGGACCAAATGGAAAAAATTGACGAGGAACTAAAAGGCGAAAACAACCCCATTACCAACCCCGACCTTTTGGACCGACGTAAGAAATCGTAATACCACACAACCACATTGAGCTTTTCGTTATACATAGCCCGCCGATATACCATAAGCAGGAGTAAAAGCTCAGCAGTAAACATTATTACACGCATAGCAGCACTTGGTATTGTAGCCAGTACTGCTGCCCTATTTATAATAATGTCGGCATTTAGCGGACTGCGCGAATTTACCGTATCGTTTACCAATGCTACCGACCCCGAACTGCGGGTACTCCCTAGTTTAGGAAAATCGTTTCTAATAACGCCCGAACACGAAAAGCAATTAAAAGGCATAAATGGCGTAGCCCAATACACCAAAATAGCCGAAGAACGCGTACTTTTTTATTTTGACGGCAAGGAGCAAGTTGCCTTTTTAAAAGGAACCGATAGTACGTACACCAACGTAAACGCTGTAAAAGAAAAAGTGATTGCGGGCAACTGGCTAGAACCAGAAACTAGCCAAGTAGTAGTGGGGTACGGTATTACCAATGCCCTATCTATGGGGTTATTCGATTTTAATAACGACTTGCAAGTGTTTGTACCCAAACCAGGGAAAGGACTTATTAACTCGCCCGAAGATGGTTTTAAAAAAGCACTACTCGTACCCATAGGCATTTACTCCATTAATGAAGATGTAGATAATAAATACGTGTTTTCCGATCTTGGGCTGGCGCAAGAGTTACTCCAATTTAAACCCAACCAAATAACCGCTATTGAGCTAAAGTTGGCACCCAATGCCAACGAAACCGAAATACGCGAGCAATTAAGCACCCTGTTCAACAACAAAATAACCATTAAAAACAG
The Flavobacterium litorale genome window above contains:
- a CDS encoding DUF1572 family protein translates to MEDKYALAKRFREVILNGTWIANTNYNDQLTNLDWKIATTQHQSLNTIAALAQHIHYYINGITNVFKGGNLDIRDKYSFDFPPITSATQWQAFLTKFWNDAEAFAQHIEQMPEAQLHGKFVAEKYGTYYRNIDAMIEHSYYHLGQIVLIKKLLLTTNN
- a CDS encoding cation:proton antiporter, which gives rise to MDSYFIITALTFLAAIFGYINARFLKLPTTIGLMLITILYTLGVFVLSYFDDTLLRAETDLIREIDFEMVLMDYMLSFLLFAGALHTNFQQLKVQRWPIMAFATLGVLTSTFLVGTAVFYLLSFMGTPVNYIYCLLFGAIISPTDPIAVLGILKKANVPKKLETKIVGESLFNDGVGVVVFLTIFSIASSKNATVTPMDIVTLFGKEVFGGILLGLLIGWVAYKLMKSIDDFSTEVIITLAAVMVGTVTAQKFHLSAPLAMVAAGLVIGNDTIRDSAMSEITERYVDKFWELIDILLNAILFVLIGMEMLILTYEVHYIVAGLIAIPIVLACRYASLFLPIKLFEKKLDFVPKTNLIMTWGGLRGGISIALALTLTNEMERDMFLVLTYIVVVFSILAQGLTIEKLVRRFIPKKE
- a CDS encoding ABC transporter permease, which translates into the protein MSFSLYIARRYTISRSKSSAVNIITRIAALGIVASTAALFIIMSAFSGLREFTVSFTNATDPELRVLPSLGKSFLITPEHEKQLKGINGVAQYTKIAEERVLFYFDGKEQVAFLKGTDSTYTNVNAVKEKVIAGNWLEPETSQVVVGYGITNALSMGLFDFNNDLQVFVPKPGKGLINSPEDGFKKALLVPIGIYSINEDVDNKYVFSDLGLAQELLQFKPNQITAIELKLAPNANETEIREQLSTLFNNKITIKNRAQINASLYKMLNAENLVTYLFCSLVVVMTLFCLAGALIMLILDKRENIKTLFSLGTTVKELRNIFLYQGIFITTLGVLIGLAISVSVVLAQQHFSLLMLTNTLAYPVKFTMVNILIVIATIYILGILASWLAANRVNKKLLENS
- the rbfA gene encoding 30S ribosome-binding factor RbfA, translating into MEETNRQKKIGTLLQKDLVDILQGEVRKNGISNLIISISKVNVTSDLSIAKVYLSIFPTEKGEELLAAIRSNTPLIKHDLSQRVKMQLRKVPNLIFYIDDTLDQMEKIDEELKGENNPITNPDLLDRRKKS
- the mce gene encoding methylmalonyl-CoA epimerase, producing MRKIEHIGIAVNDLEASNQLFEKLFGAPAYKTEEVASEGVKTSFFMNGPNKIELLEATNPDSPIAKFLAKKGEGIHHIAFDVADITAEIARLKAEGFTVLNETPKKGADNKLVAFLHPKGTNGVLVELCQEIA